CCAGTTCCATGGCCTCCGGGTCGCCGCCGGCGGCCAGCAGCGACTGTTCGGTGAGCCGCCGGCGTTGTTCGACGGGGTCGGTCAACTCCGAGTAGGCAGTGCCGAGTTCGGTGCCGAAGGCGACGAGGTCCCAGCGCTCGGCGAGCCGCGGGTCGGTGCGGTGCTGCCGGGTCAGCGGAGAGACGTCGGTCGGGAAGTCCTTGTAGAAGGTGGGGAGTTGGGTGCGTTCCTCAAGGAGCCGCTCGTACATCTCCAGGACGATGTCACCGGGCCCGTCATCGGCGGTGTACGGCACCCCGGCCCGGTCGCACAGCCGGTGCAGCCGCAGCAGTTCGGTGCCGGGGCCGATCTCCTCCCCCAGCACCTCGGAGAGCGCGCCGTACACGGTCTTGACCGGCCACTGCCCGGAGATGTCGTACTCCTGCCCGTCCTTGCGGGCCACCGGGGAACCGAAGGCGGCAATCGCCGCGCCCTGGATCAGCTCGCGGGTGAGGTCGAGCATGACGTCGTAGTCGGCGTAGGACTGGTAGGCCTCCAGCATGGTGAACTCGGGGTTGTGCTTGTAGGAGACGCCCTCGTTGCGGAAGGTGCGGCCCAGTTCGAAGACCCTCTCCAGGCCGCCGACGCACAGCCGTTTCAGATAGAGCTCGGGTGCGATGCGCAGGTAGAGGTCGAGGTCGTAGGCGTTGATGTGGGTGGTGAAGGGGCGGGCGTTGGCGCCTCCGTGGATCTGCTGCAGCATCGGGGTCTCGACCTCGACGAAGCCGCGGTCCAGCAGGCCCTGGCGCAGGGCCTGTACGGCGGCGGAGCGGGCCCGGATCACGGCGCGGGCGGAGGGGCTGGTCGCGAGGTCGAGGTAGCGGCGGCGGACCTTGGCCTCGGGGTCGGTCAGGCCCCGGCGTTTGTCGGGCAGCGGGCGCAGGCATTTGCCGGTGAGCTGCCAGGAGGTGACGAAGACGGTGGGCTCGCCCTTGTCGCTGAGGCCGGTGCGGCCGGTGGCGGTGATCTGGTCGCCGATGTCGGTGCCGGCGGTGAAGCGGTCGAGGGCGGTGCCGGAGCGGTCGCGAGTGAGGGCGATCTGGTGGTCGCCGGACCAGTCGCGCAGCACGGCGAAGACGATGCCGCCGAAGTCACGGACCAGCATCAGCCGTCCGGCCACGGTGACGTCCTCGCCGGGGGGCACGTCGGCGAGGGCGTGGGTGGGGGCCGGCACGCCGACCGGGTAGGGGTCGGTGCCGGTGGCGCGCAGCCGGTCCAGCTTCTGGTGCCGGACGCGGACCTGGTCGGGCAGGCCCGCGTCCGGGGCGGCCGGCCCGGCCTGGCCCCCTCCGTCGAGACCGAGCGCCGTCAGGGACGGCAGCCCCTGGGTGGTGGCGGGCCGCTGCCCCTCCTTCGGGTGCCCCTTTCCCCAGAGTGTGCGCAACGACGGTACGGAGACGAAGCCTTCGGCGATGCCGGAGGCCAGGCCGATGCGGGCGAGGGAGCCGGTGTCGCCGTAGCAGATGAAGCGCGGGTACCACTCCGGGTGGTACTTGGCATTGGAGCGGTACAGAGCCTCCAGTTGCCACCAGCGGGAGAAGAACAGCAGCAGGCGGCGCCAGAGCCTGAGGACGGGTCCGGCGCCGATACGGGCGCCCTCCTCGAAGACCGACCGGAAGACCGCGAAGTTCAGCGAGATCCTGCGGACGCCCAGCTTGGGGGCGGCGGCGCACAGGTCGGCGACCATGAACTCCATGACCCCGTTGGGCGCGGCGCGGTCCCGGCGCATCAGGTCCAGGGAGACGCCGTCCCGGCCCCAGGGCACGAAGGAGAGCAGGGCGAGGAGTCGGCCGTCCTCGCCGAGGGCCTCCACGAGCAGGCAGTCGCCGT
Above is a genomic segment from Streptomyces fodineus containing:
- the lysX gene encoding bifunctional lysylphosphatidylglycerol synthetase/lysine--tRNA ligase LysX, yielding MTASAEHTAARRDPTAPTRPPAGGRLAWVPEAFATLFAALGLLCALLALIEPLRRLLRPIAHALDLLLVPISANLAYAVFLFLLAGATAARKRVAWWLVVVYLGLLVLTDALGVSLGLYAQSLPSLVLCALLLLLLVVARKEFYAASRRGAVWRALAVLLGGLVVAIVLGWALVMLFPGTLPANEHLAWAADRVCGGLVPGSSFSGRPPRAVTFVLGLLGALALLNAAGTLFRSQRLEAALHGDEEARIRALLAAYGERDSLGYFATRRDKAVVFSPSGKAAVTYRVEAGVCLASGDPVGDMEAWPHAIAAWLDVARRYAWAPAVMGASEDGARAYARAGLGALQLGDEAILHVASFDLNGRDMRVTRQAVHRVRRTGATCRIRRHATLSEREMEEVVERADAWRDTETERGFSMALDRLGDPADGDCLLVEALGEDGRLLALLSFVPWGRDGVSLDLMRRDRAAPNGVMEFMVADLCAAAPKLGVRRISLNFAVFRSVFEEGARIGAGPVLRLWRRLLLFFSRWWQLEALYRSNAKYHPEWYPRFICYGDTGSLARIGLASGIAEGFVSVPSLRTLWGKGHPKEGQRPATTQGLPSLTALGLDGGGQAGPAAPDAGLPDQVRVRHQKLDRLRATGTDPYPVGVPAPTHALADVPPGEDVTVAGRLMLVRDFGGIVFAVLRDWSGDHQIALTRDRSGTALDRFTAGTDIGDQITATGRTGLSDKGEPTVFVTSWQLTGKCLRPLPDKRRGLTDPEAKVRRRYLDLATSPSARAVIRARSAAVQALRQGLLDRGFVEVETPMLQQIHGGANARPFTTHINAYDLDLYLRIAPELYLKRLCVGGLERVFELGRTFRNEGVSYKHNPEFTMLEAYQSYADYDVMLDLTRELIQGAAIAAFGSPVARKDGQEYDISGQWPVKTVYGALSEVLGEEIGPGTELLRLHRLCDRAGVPYTADDGPGDIVLEMYERLLEERTQLPTFYKDFPTDVSPLTRQHRTDPRLAERWDLVAFGTELGTAYSELTDPVEQRRRLTEQSLLAAGGDPEAMELDEDFLQALEYAMPPTGGLGIGVDRLVMFLTGLTIRETLPFPLVRRR